One genomic segment of Candidatus Eremiobacterota bacterium includes these proteins:
- a CDS encoding TspO/MBR family protein, with translation MSFSRIISLIACIVLCEAAGALGALFTSRSVSTWYQAIKKPFFNPPGWVFAPVWTLLYALMGISLFLIIREGFKNRPVQIAVALFAVQMAFNVSWSYAFFGLRSPLAGLVIIILLWISIIAAMISFWPISRWASSLFIPYVLWVTFAMILNLFLYLLNRNAPPV, from the coding sequence ATGAGCTTTTCCAGGATTATCAGCCTCATAGCATGCATAGTGCTCTGCGAGGCGGCGGGGGCCCTGGGGGCCCTCTTCACCTCCCGGTCCGTCAGCACGTGGTACCAGGCCATCAAAAAGCCTTTCTTCAACCCTCCGGGCTGGGTTTTCGCCCCTGTATGGACTTTGCTCTACGCCCTCATGGGCATATCACTTTTCCTGATAATAAGGGAAGGATTTAAGAACAGGCCCGTGCAGATTGCCGTGGCGCTCTTTGCCGTGCAGATGGCCTTCAACGTATCCTGGTCATATGCCTTTTTCGGCCTGCGCTCACCGCTTGCCGGGCTCGTGATAATCATCCTCCTGTGGATTTCCATCATCGCCGCCATGATAAGCTTCTGGCCGATCTCCCGATGGGCTTCCTCCCTGTTCATCCCCTACGTGCTGTGGGTCACCTTTGCAATGATCCTGAATCTCTTTCTATACCTCCTCAACAGGAACGCCCCGCCGGTGTGA
- a CDS encoding glycosyltransferase — MEKVSILYFIGTLGRGGAEGQLLELIEGLDRERFSPGLVVLKGEDDLLDRCLAKGISPHFLRIGGLGDILNPLRLLKVLGNILALARKIKRERIQVLHGYLYTANVLAAFMGHLTGVPLVITSRRSLSTSKTRTWTPLHRLFEIIANSWTHLVIANSQAVREDTIKKEKLDPSKVMVIHNGVALDKYGQGPGARQEGLIPAGTAGVIGIVANLIPYKNHEMLLRALPLIKKEVQPLCLLCIGRDSGIQKDLERLAENLGVAGDIAWLGPRPDVHAILPLLDISVLVSNEEGFPNAVLESMAAGVPVVATAVGGVPELILEGETGYMVAPGDHEALASRVTGLLNDEKKRREMGEKSRERVKAHFSREKMVSVTEEVYLSWLRHGLPARSHRRGVPVEEV; from the coding sequence GTGGAGAAGGTCAGTATACTTTATTTTATCGGCACCCTGGGCCGCGGCGGCGCCGAGGGGCAGCTCCTTGAGCTCATTGAGGGGCTTGACAGGGAGCGTTTCAGCCCCGGGCTCGTGGTGCTCAAGGGAGAGGATGACCTGCTTGACCGGTGCCTGGCTAAGGGAATCTCTCCCCATTTTCTCCGCATCGGGGGCCTCGGCGACATCCTGAATCCCCTCAGGCTGCTGAAAGTACTGGGAAACATCCTGGCCCTTGCACGAAAGATTAAGAGAGAGCGGATCCAGGTGCTCCATGGCTATCTTTACACTGCCAATGTCTTAGCCGCTTTCATGGGGCATCTCACCGGCGTCCCTCTTGTCATCACGAGCAGGAGAAGCCTGTCCACCTCCAAGACAAGGACCTGGACCCCCCTCCACAGGCTTTTTGAGATAATCGCCAACAGCTGGACCCATCTCGTGATAGCCAATTCTCAGGCGGTAAGGGAAGACACCATAAAAAAAGAGAAGCTCGATCCCTCGAAGGTCATGGTGATTCATAACGGCGTGGCCCTTGACAAATACGGTCAAGGACCCGGGGCTCGGCAGGAAGGCCTTATCCCTGCCGGCACCGCCGGCGTGATAGGAATCGTGGCCAACCTCATCCCCTACAAGAATCACGAGATGCTGCTGAGAGCCCTTCCGCTTATAAAGAAAGAGGTGCAGCCCCTGTGCCTCCTCTGCATCGGGAGGGATTCGGGGATCCAGAAGGATCTGGAGCGCCTTGCGGAAAACCTCGGCGTGGCCGGTGACATAGCCTGGCTCGGGCCGCGGCCTGATGTGCACGCCATCCTTCCTCTCCTTGACATTTCAGTGCTTGTCTCGAATGAAGAAGGCTTTCCCAACGCGGTGCTCGAGTCAATGGCGGCGGGGGTTCCTGTCGTGGCGACTGCAGTCGGCGGCGTGCCGGAGCTCATTCTGGAAGGCGAGACGGGCTATATGGTGGCTCCCGGTGATCATGAAGCCCTGGCGTCAAGGGTGACAGGGCTTCTCAATGATGAGAAGAAAAGGCGTGAAATGGGCGAGAAGAGCAGGGAGCGCGTAAAGGCGCATTTCTCCAGAGAAAAGATGGTTTCTGTCACAGAGGAAGTATATCTTTCCTGGCTCCGCCATGGCCTGCCGGCTCGTTCACACCGGCGGGGCGTTCCTGTTGAGGAGGTATAG
- a CDS encoding carbon-nitrogen hydrolase produces the protein MCALTLGLVQHHCTEKRSDNIDRTIAGIREAVGRGARLVVLQELHESLYFCQEENVAFFDDAAPIPGPLTDFYGALAKETSIVLVASLFERRAPGLYHNTAVIFDKGGYIGGIYRKMHIPDDPAYYEKFYFAPGDRGFMPVRTSLGTLGVMICWDQWYPEAARLMALAGADILIYPSAIGWDPRDLQEEKNRQLEAWITVQRGHAIANGLHVVAVNRVGFEGCSAEKGGQLFWGNSFVAGPQGEILARASYDRDEVVTVEISLARTEEVRRIWPFLRDRRIDSYGDILKRYRS, from the coding sequence ATGTGCGCCTTGACATTAGGACTTGTGCAGCACCACTGCACGGAAAAGAGAAGTGATAATATCGACAGGACCATCGCAGGCATAAGGGAGGCTGTCGGGAGGGGAGCCCGCCTCGTGGTGCTTCAGGAGCTTCATGAGAGCCTGTATTTTTGCCAGGAAGAGAATGTGGCCTTCTTTGACGATGCCGCGCCAATCCCCGGCCCCCTTACAGACTTTTACGGCGCTCTCGCCAAGGAAACCTCCATCGTGCTCGTGGCATCGCTCTTTGAGCGCCGCGCCCCAGGGCTCTATCACAACACTGCCGTGATATTCGACAAGGGCGGCTACATCGGCGGCATCTACCGCAAGATGCACATCCCTGACGATCCCGCCTATTACGAGAAATTCTACTTCGCCCCCGGTGACAGGGGATTCATGCCGGTGAGAACCTCCCTGGGCACCCTGGGAGTCATGATCTGCTGGGATCAATGGTACCCCGAAGCTGCAAGGCTCATGGCCCTGGCGGGTGCCGATATCCTTATCTATCCCTCGGCAATCGGGTGGGATCCCCGGGACCTGCAGGAGGAAAAGAACCGCCAGCTTGAAGCGTGGATTACCGTGCAGCGTGGCCATGCCATAGCCAACGGCCTCCACGTGGTGGCGGTGAACCGCGTGGGCTTTGAAGGCTGCTCAGCAGAGAAGGGAGGTCAGCTCTTCTGGGGAAACAGCTTTGTCGCCGGGCCCCAGGGCGAAATTCTGGCGCGGGCCTCCTATGACAGGGATGAGGTGGTCACCGTGGAGATAAGCCTTGCAAGAACAGAGGAAGTGCGCCGTATCTGGCCTTTTCTGCGAGACAGGCGCATTGATTCTTACGGTGACATCCTGAAGAGGTACAGGAGTTAA
- a CDS encoding agmatine deiminase family protein yields MKRRMPAEWEEQSGILITWPHERTDWAPALELVEPVFLEIAATASQFEKVLITIPSRENLEEKLGDAGASLDNIYFFYMESNDTWARDHGPLTVFENGMPRLLDFGFNGWGLKFPACFDNMISRTLHRAGAFGNVALETVGLVLEGGSIESDGEGTLLTTSECLLSPNRNPHLTREELEDRLFRLLGAQRMLWIESGYLAGDDTDSHVDTLARFCPHDTIVHLSCEDEKDEHYEAMKSMEAGLREFRTPEGRPYRLVALPMPRPIIDEEGERLPATYANFLVINGAVLVPLYDDEQDGAALKILGGAFPGRCAVGINCRPLLAQHGSLHCVTMHLPEGVLPCAP; encoded by the coding sequence ATGAAAAGAAGAATGCCTGCCGAATGGGAAGAACAGTCGGGCATCCTGATCACTTGGCCCCACGAAAGGACGGACTGGGCTCCCGCACTTGAGCTTGTTGAGCCTGTGTTCCTGGAGATTGCCGCCACGGCAAGCCAGTTTGAAAAAGTGCTCATCACGATCCCCTCGAGGGAGAATCTCGAAGAGAAACTGGGCGATGCCGGTGCCTCTCTTGACAACATCTATTTTTTTTACATGGAATCGAACGACACGTGGGCCCGCGACCACGGCCCTCTCACCGTCTTTGAGAACGGCATGCCAAGGCTTCTGGATTTTGGTTTCAACGGCTGGGGATTGAAGTTTCCCGCATGCTTCGACAACATGATTTCGCGGACTCTTCACCGCGCAGGGGCTTTCGGAAACGTGGCCCTGGAAACGGTAGGGCTTGTCCTGGAGGGAGGGAGCATCGAGAGCGACGGCGAGGGCACCCTTCTCACCACCTCGGAGTGCCTTCTCAGCCCCAACAGAAATCCCCACCTCACGAGGGAGGAGCTGGAGGACAGGCTTTTCAGGCTCCTCGGGGCCCAGAGAATGCTGTGGATTGAATCCGGCTACCTTGCAGGCGATGATACCGATTCCCACGTGGATACCCTTGCGAGGTTCTGCCCCCATGACACCATCGTTCATCTTTCATGTGAAGATGAAAAGGATGAGCACTATGAAGCCATGAAATCCATGGAAGCGGGGCTGCGGGAATTCAGGACTCCCGAGGGGAGGCCGTACCGGCTTGTTGCTCTCCCGATGCCGCGGCCCATCATTGATGAAGAAGGAGAGAGACTCCCCGCCACCTATGCGAATTTTCTCGTGATTAATGGCGCCGTGCTGGTGCCTCTCTATGATGATGAACAAGATGGCGCAGCACTGAAGATACTGGGTGGGGCCTTCCCCGGAAGATGCGCCGTGGGAATAAACTGCCGGCCCCTTCTTGCCCAGCACGGCTCTCTTCACTGCGTCACCATGCACCTGCCGGAAGGAGTATTGCCATGTGCGCCTTGA
- a CDS encoding beta-galactosidase trimerization domain-containing protein: MSAKPGTHSHSLAVILIIVLLACLCPWQQSRASAVEAPAAPSPGLDTEWIRHARIAGATFLENMSEITIEGIMDSLAAEGVTVVEADSFLACYLTDAQYNSHMDLVRKVAASAHRKGLRVVWCSPALASVTPGGRLRDRGTMALDHADWLQQSFDRRRVLDLKNEEEREKAWRSAFNDETLNYFYGAGAAGESSPDETAILCPNSPYREYYFERIKKLAATGVDGIWFDGAIFNTTAARWPCADRHCQSRFSQDTGLGFPGRAFFSEPSFRAWIAWRHRNLADFLGEAAREAREKNPELRCIVSVPGCDHLAVTQTGLDGLFLGKGLDTVWIVDAISDTTGMRDAETADWLSLMVTFKYCGSAAATEGKWAFSYGSEESDGQLVLAALLAGQLNPYETRIPSKATSVGRSYRTRMFSWVRDNEKSLFDTQSAAPAAILYSPETRDFVDGTRSGGFYLTPTPPTPAVKWWISSRDMVLGESFYLSEYKGWGIFFIVNHIPFDIISLTAATAESLARYRAVVLPNTVCLSDSSSAELHQYVKNGGNLIVTGGDAARCDEKGTTRAEPCWKKYTGPDFRQFTETREGQGSFFIEPALAGRAMLPGGSMKESPRILSYLENKGVKPLIEGKAPIYVQCYEGRGELVLHAVNYGWTGNKPLAVKSEKAKIAIPLGEGKKAASITASAPGEEEQTVPFSMEGNRAVFTIEVPINRLIRVRLE; the protein is encoded by the coding sequence ATGTCGGCAAAGCCTGGTACACACTCTCACTCTCTCGCGGTGATTCTCATCATAGTCTTGCTGGCATGCCTGTGCCCCTGGCAGCAGTCCCGGGCATCGGCCGTCGAGGCCCCTGCAGCACCTTCGCCGGGGCTCGATACTGAGTGGATACGCCACGCCCGCATTGCGGGAGCAACCTTTCTTGAGAACATGTCAGAAATAACCATAGAAGGCATTATGGACAGCCTTGCCGCAGAAGGCGTCACCGTCGTGGAAGCTGACAGTTTTCTCGCATGCTATCTCACCGATGCCCAGTACAACTCCCACATGGACCTGGTGAGGAAAGTGGCGGCCAGCGCCCACCGGAAAGGCCTCAGGGTGGTATGGTGCTCACCGGCCCTCGCTTCGGTTACCCCCGGCGGGAGGCTCAGAGACAGGGGCACCATGGCCCTCGATCATGCCGACTGGCTGCAGCAGAGCTTTGACAGGCGCCGGGTCCTCGACCTCAAGAACGAGGAAGAGAGGGAAAAGGCCTGGCGCAGCGCTTTCAATGATGAGACGCTTAACTACTTTTACGGAGCGGGCGCCGCGGGAGAGAGCTCGCCCGATGAGACGGCCATCCTCTGCCCCAACTCCCCCTACCGGGAGTATTATTTCGAGAGAATCAAAAAGCTGGCCGCGACTGGTGTGGACGGCATATGGTTCGACGGGGCGATCTTCAACACGACGGCAGCCAGGTGGCCCTGCGCCGACAGGCACTGCCAGTCGAGGTTTTCTCAGGACACCGGCCTGGGGTTCCCCGGGAGAGCCTTCTTCAGCGAGCCCTCCTTCAGGGCCTGGATAGCCTGGCGCCACAGGAACCTGGCAGATTTTCTCGGTGAGGCGGCCAGGGAGGCCCGTGAAAAGAACCCGGAGCTGCGGTGCATCGTTTCCGTGCCCGGCTGCGATCACCTCGCGGTGACGCAGACAGGGCTCGATGGCCTCTTCCTCGGGAAAGGGCTCGACACCGTCTGGATCGTCGATGCCATAAGCGACACTACGGGGATGAGAGATGCAGAGACCGCTGACTGGCTCTCTCTGATGGTAACTTTTAAATACTGCGGGAGCGCCGCCGCCACGGAGGGGAAGTGGGCTTTCTCATACGGCTCTGAAGAGAGCGACGGCCAGCTTGTCCTCGCGGCGCTGCTGGCGGGACAGTTAAATCCTTATGAGACCCGCATTCCCTCAAAAGCCACCTCGGTGGGCAGGAGCTACAGAACCAGAATGTTCTCCTGGGTAAGAGACAATGAAAAGTCCCTTTTTGACACGCAAAGCGCTGCTCCCGCCGCCATCCTCTACTCGCCCGAGACAAGGGATTTTGTCGATGGCACAAGGAGCGGGGGGTTCTATCTCACGCCCACGCCGCCCACGCCGGCCGTAAAGTGGTGGATAAGCTCCCGCGACATGGTGCTCGGCGAATCCTTTTACCTTTCAGAGTATAAGGGCTGGGGCATCTTTTTCATCGTGAATCACATTCCCTTCGACATCATCTCCCTCACGGCGGCAACAGCCGAATCCCTTGCACGGTACCGCGCCGTCGTGCTTCCCAATACGGTGTGCCTTTCAGACTCATCGAGCGCAGAGCTCCACCAGTATGTGAAAAACGGCGGGAATCTCATCGTCACGGGAGGCGATGCCGCCCGTTGCGATGAAAAGGGCACCACGAGAGCCGAGCCCTGCTGGAAAAAATACACAGGCCCTGATTTCCGGCAGTTTACCGAGACAAGGGAAGGCCAGGGCTCCTTTTTCATTGAGCCTGCACTGGCAGGAAGGGCTATGCTCCCCGGCGGCTCGATGAAAGAGTCTCCCCGGATCCTCTCCTATCTTGAGAATAAGGGCGTGAAACCCCTTATTGAGGGCAAGGCCCCCATATACGTGCAGTGTTACGAAGGCAGGGGCGAGCTGGTGCTTCATGCCGTCAACTACGGCTGGACAGGCAATAAGCCTCTCGCCGTGAAAAGCGAAAAGGCAAAGATAGCGATCCCCCTCGGCGAGGGGAAAAAAGCCGCCTCAATCACGGCCTCGGCGCCGGGGGAAGAGGAGCAGACGGTGCCTTTCTCCATGGAAGGGAACAGGGCCGTCTTTACCATTGAAGTGCCCATCAACAGGCTGATCAGGGTGAGGCTGGAATGA
- a CDS encoding DUF2194 domain-containing protein, which yields MKHRNHLMLFLLALLMVALTACQASAASPGGKLLVLYKERDKFGRPNADYVATFLKKAGYITEFRDIEALIAEKESDLTGFQGLVTCYQGTDMKGADRYPAFLLKQMAQGRKVVIIGSYGAFQGLDMAPEGHLVPWNVSTKTINTFFYPFGLKFLFGWTGDSSKLEATFRDPSMVEYEAPLLKEHLTYYQYFKSVNKDNKVFLELQRTDFRDSKSAAVVITPYGGLLMEGYGFFWDAKTGKVIQRVNMEKFLARALEGPCPPVVPQFTVTSHEELLKANPLPPFKEASLGTPKGSEKRKVLVLYKKSENRKLDENPLRRRGEIVLNYLGMVPVYKPVEEGLPGADEMTSYRAVITWFSGPYMKQAEEYGKWLIRQVESGIRVVILQNYGAFIDGDNFVESPNYRKVFKALGMDCRKLKDTAAGNLPGITLCDQAMIGFEHRPAVQDLDYYYVYTSKDEANRVYLSLLDNVNGTVDLAVITPHGGMALDTAPYYEPLMNKGKRLKQIKEAQAGYIEEPEPLGAWIINPFLFFEKALALEAVPVPDCTTINGNRIFMSHVDGDAFTSISLIDRMRLAGDYVIEEIFKVYPGLPFSVSLITNDIEHDGNEYYNQALELGRAMYRLPNVEPATHSADHPFDWQSGELYVANPEHYPWKIGYRDLDLTLEIWASKLFMEKNILPAGKPCPSIFWSGACNPDAAAVKIAGQSGLLNLNYGNPMLDGTHPSIAYLVPLALSHGGLLQVCNMGANDYIYTGYLLGDWGGMKNVVETFKNTGSPRRLTAIDLYYHFYGGIKQVSLDALKYALDYCLACEIAPVYASHYCRIVNDFYATSLVRERDGWSVINGGNLRTVRFNGTVYPDIERSKGVIGYCHSQGQTYVHLDGSAERRIVLASGAIPFPHLRQATFSVDRASLATGSIEMEAWGFGKARFLIAGLAPSTSYRVRLSLEGGEMLWEKDLPAAENGTLLVEEMLKAPVKHYRLKITKEARI from the coding sequence ATGAAGCACCGGAACCATCTCATGCTGTTTTTACTGGCCCTGCTCATGGTGGCGCTCACCGCGTGCCAGGCGTCCGCTGCTTCTCCGGGGGGAAAGCTCCTCGTGCTTTACAAGGAGCGGGACAAATTTGGCAGGCCCAATGCCGATTACGTGGCAACCTTCCTTAAAAAGGCCGGTTATATCACTGAGTTCAGGGACATAGAGGCCCTCATTGCAGAGAAAGAATCTGATCTCACGGGCTTCCAGGGCCTTGTCACCTGCTACCAGGGGACCGATATGAAAGGCGCGGACCGCTACCCTGCCTTCCTCCTCAAACAGATGGCCCAGGGGAGGAAAGTGGTGATCATAGGGAGCTACGGCGCATTCCAGGGCCTTGACATGGCTCCCGAGGGCCATCTTGTGCCGTGGAATGTCTCAACAAAGACCATCAACACCTTCTTCTATCCTTTCGGCCTCAAGTTTCTCTTCGGGTGGACCGGAGATTCCTCCAAGCTGGAGGCCACCTTCCGCGACCCCTCGATGGTGGAGTACGAGGCGCCCCTGCTGAAAGAGCACCTCACCTATTACCAGTATTTCAAGAGCGTCAACAAGGACAACAAGGTCTTCCTGGAGCTCCAGAGGACAGACTTCCGCGATTCGAAAAGCGCCGCCGTCGTGATTACGCCGTACGGCGGACTTCTCATGGAGGGCTACGGCTTTTTCTGGGACGCAAAGACGGGGAAAGTAATCCAGCGCGTCAACATGGAAAAATTCCTGGCACGTGCCCTTGAGGGGCCCTGCCCCCCCGTAGTGCCCCAGTTCACCGTCACTTCCCATGAGGAGCTGCTGAAAGCCAATCCTCTTCCTCCTTTCAAGGAAGCAAGCCTCGGCACCCCGAAAGGGAGCGAGAAGCGAAAAGTCCTGGTGCTTTATAAGAAGAGCGAAAACAGGAAGCTCGATGAGAATCCCTTGAGGAGGCGCGGTGAGATTGTCCTCAATTACCTGGGGATGGTGCCTGTCTATAAGCCTGTGGAAGAGGGACTCCCCGGCGCTGATGAGATGACTTCATACCGCGCGGTCATTACATGGTTTTCCGGCCCTTACATGAAGCAGGCCGAGGAATACGGCAAGTGGCTGATAAGACAGGTGGAGAGCGGCATCAGGGTAGTCATTCTGCAGAACTACGGGGCCTTCATCGACGGCGACAACTTCGTGGAGTCGCCGAATTACCGCAAAGTTTTCAAGGCACTGGGCATGGACTGCAGGAAGCTGAAAGACACGGCGGCCGGAAACCTTCCCGGTATCACCCTCTGCGATCAGGCCATGATAGGCTTCGAGCACAGGCCCGCAGTGCAGGATCTCGATTACTATTATGTCTATACCTCGAAAGATGAGGCGAACAGGGTGTACCTGAGCCTTCTCGACAACGTGAACGGCACCGTTGATCTTGCCGTCATCACCCCCCATGGAGGTATGGCGCTTGATACCGCTCCCTACTATGAGCCCCTCATGAACAAGGGGAAGAGGCTCAAGCAGATAAAAGAAGCACAGGCCGGCTATATCGAGGAGCCTGAGCCCCTCGGTGCATGGATAATAAATCCTTTCCTCTTTTTCGAGAAAGCGCTGGCGCTTGAAGCCGTCCCGGTTCCGGACTGCACCACCATCAACGGCAACAGGATCTTCATGTCCCATGTTGACGGCGACGCCTTCACCTCCATCTCGCTCATCGACAGGATGCGCCTTGCCGGCGACTATGTCATCGAGGAGATCTTCAAGGTTTACCCGGGGCTCCCGTTCTCCGTATCACTGATTACCAACGACATCGAGCATGACGGCAACGAATATTACAACCAGGCGCTTGAGCTGGGCCGGGCCATGTACCGGCTCCCCAACGTGGAGCCGGCAACGCACAGCGCCGACCACCCCTTCGACTGGCAGAGCGGCGAGCTCTACGTGGCCAATCCCGAGCACTATCCCTGGAAGATCGGCTACCGCGACCTGGACCTCACCTTGGAGATATGGGCGAGCAAGCTTTTCATGGAGAAAAACATACTCCCCGCGGGAAAGCCCTGCCCCTCCATCTTCTGGAGCGGTGCCTGCAACCCTGATGCCGCGGCGGTGAAAATAGCCGGGCAGTCGGGCCTTCTCAACCTCAACTATGGCAATCCCATGCTCGACGGCACCCATCCCTCCATCGCCTACCTCGTGCCCCTGGCCCTCTCCCACGGCGGCCTTCTCCAGGTATGCAACATGGGGGCCAACGATTACATCTACACCGGCTATCTGCTGGGCGACTGGGGGGGAATGAAAAACGTGGTGGAGACCTTCAAGAATACGGGCTCGCCTCGCAGGCTCACGGCCATCGATCTCTATTATCACTTCTACGGGGGTATCAAGCAGGTGAGCCTCGACGCCCTCAAGTACGCCCTGGATTACTGCCTTGCCTGCGAGATCGCCCCCGTGTATGCAAGCCACTACTGCAGGATCGTCAATGACTTCTATGCCACCTCCCTCGTGAGGGAGCGTGACGGCTGGTCCGTCATCAACGGGGGGAACCTGAGAACTGTGCGGTTCAATGGCACCGTATACCCCGACATTGAGCGCTCAAAGGGGGTAATCGGTTATTGCCACTCCCAGGGGCAGACCTATGTGCATCTTGACGGCAGTGCTGAAAGAAGGATTGTGCTTGCCTCCGGGGCCATTCCCTTCCCGCACCTGCGGCAGGCCACCTTCTCCGTTGACAGGGCCTCTCTTGCAACGGGCTCAATTGAAATGGAAGCCTGGGGATTCGGGAAAGCCCGTTTCCTCATTGCAGGCCTCGCTCCCTCGACGTCATACAGAGTGAGGCTCTCCCTTGAAGGGGGAGAGATGCTCTGGGAGAAAGATCTCCCCGCTGCAGAGAATGGGACACTGCTGGTGGAGGAAATGCTCAAGGCGCCGGTGAAGCACTACCGGCTCAAAATCACAAAGGAAGCCCGGATATGA
- the nagA gene encoding N-acetylglucosamine-6-phosphate deacetylase, with translation MSMSTREGSGSILPEGNKALFITGRAVITPLQELEEGAVLLREGKIEAVGAMDSPHDAEVHRFKDCLILPGFIDIHFHGALGVNFNEGDLHSAIRALGAHLARGTTSCLPTLMTAPYGTIARAIVSLRGVHGDIPEVLGVNLEGPFISEEKKGVHDREFIRMVPRGEMEQLIALSGGAIRIVTVAPEKEGALDFISFLCSRGIIASAGHTNADYDKMQEAAKRGVRLATHLFNAMRGIHQREPGAAGALLVNDEVYTELIADGEHIHPALLTIVARTKGMKRIILVTDASPDFAVKSSASRTKSGVLVGGTLPLPGAVRNFITHGRVELKEALRTVTLNPAELLGLEHRIGSLRPGADGDIVVADRELSVKAVFLKGRRVV, from the coding sequence ATGTCTATGAGCACAAGGGAAGGGTCGGGGAGTATCTTGCCTGAAGGGAACAAGGCTCTTTTTATTACAGGCCGAGCGGTGATTACGCCTCTTCAGGAGCTTGAAGAGGGTGCCGTGCTGCTGAGAGAAGGAAAAATAGAGGCCGTAGGGGCCATGGACTCCCCCCATGATGCTGAGGTGCACCGCTTCAAAGACTGCCTGATCCTCCCGGGATTCATCGATATCCATTTTCATGGGGCGCTGGGCGTAAACTTCAACGAGGGAGACCTCCATTCCGCCATAAGAGCTCTCGGCGCCCACCTGGCAAGGGGAACAACCTCATGCCTTCCCACCCTTATGACGGCCCCTTACGGCACGATAGCCAGGGCAATCGTCTCACTCAGAGGGGTCCATGGGGATATCCCGGAGGTGCTGGGAGTCAACCTCGAGGGCCCCTTCATCTCAGAGGAGAAGAAGGGGGTACACGACAGGGAGTTTATACGCATGGTACCCCGGGGCGAGATGGAGCAGCTCATAGCCCTCTCCGGGGGAGCGATCCGCATCGTCACTGTTGCTCCTGAGAAAGAGGGAGCCCTCGATTTCATCAGCTTTCTCTGCTCCCGCGGCATTATCGCCTCGGCAGGCCATACCAACGCCGATTATGACAAGATGCAGGAGGCGGCGAAGAGGGGGGTGAGGCTTGCCACCCATCTTTTCAACGCCATGCGGGGCATCCACCAGAGGGAGCCCGGTGCTGCCGGCGCCCTTCTAGTCAATGATGAGGTCTATACGGAGCTTATTGCCGACGGCGAGCATATCCATCCGGCGCTCCTCACCATCGTGGCCCGCACCAAGGGAATGAAACGAATCATCCTGGTCACCGACGCATCGCCTGATTTCGCGGTGAAGTCCTCGGCATCGCGGACAAAAAGCGGCGTCCTCGTGGGGGGGACCCTGCCTCTTCCCGGCGCGGTAAGGAATTTCATCACGCATGGGAGAGTGGAGCTCAAGGAAGCTCTGAGGACGGTGACGCTCAACCCGGCCGAGCTGCTGGGGCTTGAGCACCGCATAGGCTCTCTCAGGCCCGGTGCCGACGGCGATATAGTAGTTGCCGACAGGGAGCTCTCCGTAAAGGCAGTGTTTCTCAAGGGAAGGCGCGTCGTCTAG